In Dysidea avara chromosome 3, odDysAvar1.4, whole genome shotgun sequence, a single window of DNA contains:
- the LOC136248737 gene encoding uncharacterized protein: MLRRRRSKNFSDRENNEPRIRLLRNDKLKMSPLPEDRTEYEVSTPSHSLRSKLDNTLEDVSNKSTGKSRKRRKRSSLLHEAELPSAKKDCPTTGNNTSSTIRSMWEHAVTFMRGALDAILFDRSKAGPVMTSTTEGVDQQASPDLLIAKSPASANEAAIVTSPPHVMASCHITITPPSTNLFGYQQTPPTPGTYSISRTPQEINRYANIKHPALKRYYQDSPESMVQNTKSFSSLLQERAKAANSGLNSIPDLGSSVSTPTHQKQLQCQSSLIPAPPPLPPVAPAPPPLPNAAAKLTPSEVDGQAPPPGKYSAVLHNMQNRLQKRIKAKPVAGGHVKQKTDVNIKLQQWAEIQSHSKKMKVDDFLKLAYQKRAQFVDIIKEVAHTGPLTRSQVDHMTEVVCAAPDWYPGSTKEIRETVVGYKEVEKKIETMVEYVQVSQTMGGAIQVPVSLDMEYTKLREDFLHKHKVWCPILSTNACNWKKYKLPVDNQLLQMARCYFLRLTDRAVSCVHRESAKINGILLSLKCFRTTTTKQQLLECFDMLIKALDVWSGDERQSRSLEDVNCLKENILLTAHAFIHISLGQYEGFVSLQSKQEVMSHFEEVLKVVGLMKSFVMKCDPHVSQHTGYITALPASEELGTMLHASCSKLIEHIITQSSIVIETGKPDSSSRNIVLWMMFGCKYVNRVLDFLGADRADEQSMGHLLASLEQVENALQ, encoded by the exons ATGTTGCGAAGACGCCGATCTAAGAACTTTTCTGATCGTGAGAATAATGAGCCGCGAATTCGATTACTTCGAAACGACAAACTTAAAATG AGTCCATTACCAGAGGATAGGACGGAGTATGAAGTATCGACCCCGTCCCACTCATTGAGGAGCAAGTTAGATAATACTCTAGAAGATGTAAGTAACAAATCGACGGGGAAGTCACGAAAGAGACGGAAAAGAAGCTCTCTACTCCATGAAGCTGAACTACCATCAGCAAAGAAGGACTGCCCCACCACAGGGAACAACACTTCTAGTACAATTAGGTCAATGTGGGAGCATGCTGTGACCTTCATGAGAGGAGCACTGGACGCCATTTTGTTTGATAGATCAAAGGCGGGGCCTGTGATGACGTCAACAACTGAGGGGGTGGATCAGCAGGCATCACCTGATCTTTTAATTGCCAAGTCCCCAGCTTCAGCCAATGAGGCAGCAATAGTGACATCACCACCCCATGTCATGGCGTCATGTCACATTACAATTACTCCCCCATCTACCAATCTGTTTGGATATCAGCAAACGCCACCCACCCCTGGAACTTATTCAATTTCACGCACTCCTCAGGAGATCAACAGATATGCTAACATCAAACATCCAGCATTAAAGCGTTACTATCAAGACAGCCCTGAATCAATGGTACAGAATACTAAAAGTTTCTCGTCTCTGCTGCAGGAACGTGCAAAAGCTGCCAACAGTGGTCTTAACTCCATTCCTGATCTAGGGAGTTCAGTTTCAACTCCCACGCATCAAAAGCAGTTGCAGTGTCAATCATCACTAATTCCTGCCCCGCCTCCTTTACCTCCAGTTGCACCAGCCCCTCCTCCACTGCCTAATGCAGCTGCCAAACTCACCCCATCAGAGGTTGATGGACAAGCCCCACCCCCTGGCAAGTACTCTGCAGTGCTGCACAACATGCAGAACAGACTACAGAAGAGAATTAAAGCTAAACCAGTAGCTGGAGGGCATGTGAAACAAAAAACAGATGTTAATATAAAG CTTCAACAATGGGCTGAGATACAGAGCCATAGTAAGAAGATGAAAGTGGACGACTTTCTCAAGCTAGCCTATCAGAAGAGAGCACAGTTTGTTGACATCATTAAG GAAGTAGCCCACACTGGTCCACTCACCAGATCACAAGTGGATCACATGACCGAGGTGGTGTGTGCAGCACCTGACTGGTATCCTGGCAGCACTAAGGAAATTAGG GAAACTGTTGTTGGCTACAAGGAAGTGGAAAAGAAGATAGAAACTATGGTGGAGTATGTGCAG GTGTCACAGACAATGGGAGGGGCCATACAAGTACCTGTTTCACTAGACATGGAATATACCAAGCTCAG AGAAGACTTCctacacaaacacaaagtttGGTGTCCGATATTATCTACAAACGCATG TAATTGGAAGAAATACAAATTACCAGTGGACAACCAATTACTGCAAATGGCAAGGTGTTACTTCTTGAGGTTGACTGATAGGGCAGTCAGTTGTGTCCACAGAGAGTCAGCTAAGATTAATGGTATTTTACTATCTCTGAAATGTTTTCGAACAACAACA ACCAAGCAGCAATTGCTGGAATGTTTTGACATGTTGATAAAGGCCCTTGATGTGTGGAGTGGTGACGAGAGACAGTCAAGAAGTCTTGAAGATGTGAACTGTTTGAAGGAGAATATTTTGCTCACAGCTCATGCCTTCATCCATATCTCCCTGGGGCAATATGAAGGATTTGTGTCACTACAGTCCAAACAG GAAGTGATGAGTCACTTTGAAGAGGTACTAAAGGTGGTTGGATTGATGAAGAGTTTTGTAATGAAGTGTGATCCTCATGTGAGCCAGCATACTG GGTACATCACAGCATTGCCAGCTTCAGAGGAGCTAGGGACTATGCTGCATGCCTCCTGCTCCAAACTAATAGAACACATCATCACACAGTCAAGTATCGTCATAGAAACAGGCAAGCCTGATTCTTCAAGCAGAAAT ATTGTGTTGTGGATGATGTTTGGCTGCAAGTATGTCAATCGTGTGTTGGACTTCCTGGGTGCTGACCGAGCAGATGAACAGAGTATGGGTCACCTGCTAGCCAGCCTAGAACAAGTGGAGAATGCCTTACAATAA
- the LOC136248742 gene encoding sorcin-like, producing MAYPGYGAPGMPPPGGMPPMGGMPPGPGMPPGPGMPPGVGMPPGVGMPPDPLYGYFSAVAGPDGQIDAEELQRCLTSSGISGSYQTFSKETCRIMITMLDRDFSGKMGFTEFKELWTVLNQWKTTFMNFDRDRSGTMEGHELQQAITSFGYNLSPQGIGCLMRRYSTDGKVSFDDFVSCVTKLRSITTQFQQRDYQRNGTATFRYDEFIQVTMSL from the exons ATGGCGTACCCAGGATATGGAGCA CCAGGAATGCCGCCTCCCGGTGGAATGCCGCCCATGGGCGGGATGCCACCAGGCCCAGGTATGCCACCCGGCCCAGGGATGCCACCAGGGGTAGGAATGCCACCCGGCGTAGGCATGCCTCCTGATCCACTATATGGATACTTCAGTGCTGTAGCTGGACCG GATGGTCAAATTGACGCAGAGGAACTACAGAGATGCCTGACCAGCTCAGGGATTAGTGGGTCTTACCAAA CATTCAGTAAGGAGACATGTAGGATAATGATAACAATGTTGGAT CGTGATTTCAGTGGCAAGATGGGGTTTACTGAGTTCAAGGAACTATGGACGGTTTTGAACCAGTGGAAG ACCACATTTATGAACTTTGACCGAGATCGTTCAGGTACAATGGAGGGACATGAGCTACAACAAGCTATTACATCATTTG GTTACAACTTGTCCCCACAAGGTATTGGTTGTTTAATGCGTCGTTACTCCACTGATGGGAAAGTTTCATTTGATGATTTTGTGTCTTGTGTGACTAAACTGAGATCAATAACAA cTCAGTTCCAGCAGAGAGATTATCAGCGCAATGGAACAGCCACCTTCCGATATGACGAG TTTATACAAGTCACCATGAGTCTGTGA